The following are encoded together in the Petrotoga mexicana DSM 14811 genome:
- a CDS encoding protein O-GlcNAcase, which yields MNLFLRLNPKPKKLFYEGANIHFESSKLSIFKNLEEESFIKLFPSEDFVFVKDSDSADLKIETFISPTEKDLNEFIKSNDIELSIDIMDLESYLMKVEEENRTVKIFSKSKKGIFYGLQTLRQLVDFENKLLPVVEIFDSPSFKMRGIIEGFYGEPWSHQNRLDMIHFCGTNKMNTYWYAPKDDPYHREKWREDYPEEEIEKIDELIKVSKDNFVDFVFCVSPGLSMKFSDQKEFDLLCKKYYEILSKGVKKFAILFDDIPEKLNYEEDEKKFEGNYGLAQTYIANKLYEFLKGKDSEVNLYLCPTEYWQEEDSMYRRTMKENLNPEIPVIWTGKGVWSKNVSRKNADKISSQFGHDLILWDNYPVNDADQGELFLAPLMNRENDLCISKVKGIISNPMNQPYASMLAEQTIADYLWNSQGYDPWCSWNKSIFNLVGSDLFEDMKLFSENFLKSRIFEETSIKLKSLIKEFKNDPLNKGEELKEYLERLSNLDRKLKYMKNEKLYEDIHPWLKKLSQLAEIASKLFSSSEKVEIKNEVDKLGSYVVCDGILEKFIKDFERQ from the coding sequence ATGAACTTATTTCTTAGATTAAATCCAAAACCTAAAAAGTTATTCTATGAAGGAGCAAATATTCACTTTGAAAGTTCAAAGCTTTCTATTTTCAAAAATCTTGAAGAAGAAAGTTTCATTAAGCTTTTCCCAAGTGAAGATTTTGTCTTTGTAAAAGACTCAGATAGTGCTGACTTAAAAATAGAAACTTTTATTTCCCCTACTGAAAAAGATTTAAATGAATTTATCAAAAGTAACGATATAGAGTTAAGCATTGATATTATGGATCTAGAAAGTTATTTAATGAAAGTGGAAGAAGAAAATAGAACGGTTAAAATCTTTTCTAAATCAAAGAAAGGTATTTTCTATGGGCTACAAACCCTAAGACAACTTGTTGATTTTGAGAATAAACTTCTGCCTGTAGTTGAAATATTCGATTCTCCTTCTTTTAAAATGAGAGGAATAATTGAAGGTTTTTATGGAGAACCATGGAGCCATCAAAACAGATTGGATATGATACATTTTTGTGGAACAAATAAAATGAATACCTATTGGTACGCTCCAAAAGACGATCCATATCACAGGGAAAAATGGCGAGAGGATTATCCGGAAGAAGAAATAGAAAAAATAGATGAGCTAATAAAAGTTTCAAAAGATAATTTTGTCGATTTTGTGTTTTGTGTAAGTCCTGGACTTAGCATGAAATTTAGTGATCAAAAAGAGTTTGATTTATTGTGCAAAAAATACTATGAAATTTTAAGTAAAGGTGTAAAAAAATTTGCTATTCTTTTCGATGATATCCCTGAAAAGTTGAATTACGAAGAAGATGAAAAAAAGTTCGAAGGGAATTATGGTTTAGCTCAGACATATATAGCAAACAAGTTATACGAATTTTTAAAGGGGAAAGATTCAGAGGTTAACTTGTACCTCTGTCCAACTGAATACTGGCAGGAAGAAGATTCGATGTACAGAAGGACGATGAAAGAGAACTTAAATCCTGAAATTCCTGTAATATGGACAGGGAAAGGTGTATGGTCAAAAAACGTAAGTAGAAAAAACGCAGATAAGATTTCAAGCCAGTTCGGTCATGATTTGATCTTGTGGGATAATTATCCAGTAAACGATGCAGATCAAGGAGAACTTTTCTTAGCTCCCTTAATGAACAGAGAAAATGACTTATGTATATCAAAAGTAAAAGGTATTATCTCAAATCCAATGAACCAGCCGTATGCATCGATGCTTGCAGAACAAACAATAGCAGATTATCTTTGGAACTCACAAGGCTACGATCCTTGGTGTTCATGGAACAAATCTATTTTTAATTTGGTGGGATCAGACTTATTTGAGGATATGAAATTATTCAGTGAAAATTTTTTAAAATCAAGAATTTTTGAGGAAACATCAATTAAGTTAAAAAGTCTAATAAAAGAATTCAAAAATGATCCCTTGAATAAAGGGGAAGAGCTAAAGGAGTACTTGGAGAGGTTGAGCAATCTTGATAGAAAATTGAAATACATGAAAAATGAAAAATTATATGAGGATATACATCCATGGTTAAAAAAGCTTTCCCAGCTTGCAGAAATAGCTAGTAAACTGTTTAGTTCTAGTGAAAAAGTTGAGATAAAAAACGAGGTAGATAAATTGGGATCTTATGTTGTTTGTGATGGTATTTTGGAAAAATTTATAAAAGATTTTGAAAGGCAGTGA